In Janthinobacterium sp. J1-1, a single genomic region encodes these proteins:
- a CDS encoding LysR family transcriptional regulator: MLRLDDLQVFVRTADRGSLSAAAREIGISPALASAAVKRLEGELGLRLFVRTTRSLSLTAEGTQYLEHAREALRLLRAGSDALAAGKDSFGGTLKIAMPSDLGRNLLLGWLDSFQLRHPKLHYQLSVSDRLADMVRQQVDVAIRYGEQDDSSLIAMPVAPANDRVLVASPAYLRAHDPLSSLDDLRHHNCLRFALEDGLHDRWTFYRLPQREQISVQVSGNRSADDADLVRRWAVAGLGIAYKSRLDVAGDLAAGRLQRLLPQVAGEAAPLHLVCMHRAQVTPVVLQLRDFLREQCALLG, translated from the coding sequence GCGCGAGATCGGCATTTCGCCGGCCCTGGCCAGCGCCGCCGTCAAGCGCCTGGAAGGGGAACTGGGCTTGCGCCTGTTCGTGCGCACCACGCGTTCGCTGAGCCTGACGGCCGAAGGCACGCAATACCTGGAACACGCGCGCGAAGCGCTGCGGCTGCTGCGCGCGGGCAGCGACGCGCTGGCGGCGGGCAAGGACAGTTTCGGCGGAACCTTGAAAATTGCCATGCCGTCGGACCTGGGCCGCAATCTGCTGCTGGGCTGGCTCGACAGCTTCCAGCTGCGCCACCCCAAGCTGCACTATCAACTCAGCGTCAGCGACCGCCTGGCCGACATGGTGCGCCAGCAGGTTGACGTGGCTATCCGCTATGGCGAGCAGGATGATTCCTCGCTGATCGCCATGCCGGTCGCGCCGGCCAATGACCGCGTGCTGGTGGCGTCGCCCGCGTACCTGCGCGCGCACGACCCGCTGTCTTCGCTGGACGACTTGCGGCACCATAATTGCTTGCGCTTTGCGCTGGAAGACGGCTTGCACGACCGCTGGACCTTTTACCGCCTGCCGCAGCGCGAACAAATCAGCGTGCAGGTCAGCGGCAACCGCAGCGCCGACGATGCCGACCTGGTGCGCCGCTGGGCGGTGGCGGGGCTGGGTATCGCCTATAAATCGCGTCTAGATGTCGCAGGCGACCTGGCGGCCGGGCGCTTGCAGCGTTTGCTGCCCCAGGTGGCCGGCGAGGCCGCACCCTTGCATCTGGTCTGCATGCACCGCGCGCAAGTGACGCCCGTGGTGCTGCAGCTGCGCGATTTTCTGCGCGAGCAATGCGCCTTGCTGGGGTAA